The following is a genomic window from Sulfitobacter pontiacus.
CCGCCATCAAAGAAGATCTGGACCTTGACGTGCAACTGCTGATCGTCGGCACCGGTCAAGCCTTGCGCTTGGGCGAAGCGGGCGACGTCGATGCCATTCTGGTGCACTCCAAGAAAGCCGAAGAGGCCTTTGTCGCCGACGGCTATGGCACCCACCGCCGCGAGATCATGTATAATGATTTCGTCCTGATCGGCCCAAATGACGACCCCGCCGCGATCAAAGACGCAGAGGCTGCGAAGGACGCGCTGGTCAAGATCGAAGCGGCCGAGACCCCTTTCGTGAGCCGTGGCGACGACAGCGGCACCCACAAGAAAGAACTCTCGCTTTGGGCCGGTGCTGATCTGGACCCCGCGACATTCGGTGAATGGTACAAAGCTGTTGGCGCGGGCATGGGCGCGAGCCTCAACACCGCTGCAGGGATGGGGGCCTATATCATGTCCGACCGTGCAAGCTGGCTGAACTTT
Proteins encoded in this region:
- a CDS encoding substrate-binding domain-containing protein is translated as MKSLIPALVLALGTTAAQADTMKMAVTTSFNNSGLSDVLLPAIKEDLDLDVQLLIVGTGQALRLGEAGDVDAILVHSKKAEEAFVADGYGTHRREIMYNDFVLIGPNDDPAAIKDAEAAKDALVKIEAAETPFVSRGDDSGTHKKELSLWAGADLDPATFGEWYKAVGAGMGASLNTAAGMGAYIMSDRASWLNFDNKADLAILFAGDPVLFNQYAYIPVNPEKHAHVNKDAAAQLEDWLVGDRAKDLIDSYTINGEKLFTFNAEQ